The nucleotide sequence ACCGTGCAGGTGCGGTCACTGAAGAGAGGAtgatttttacattaaaaactgAGCACATTCTGAAATCCTTCAGACAGATTTTCTTTACTTACACAAGCCAGTCAACAGCCAGGACGAGAGAAATGTCGTTGGTGGGCAGGCCCACCGCCTCCAGGATGATGGCGAGAGTCAGAATCCCACCAGCTGGTATCCCCGCTGCTCCAACGCTGGACGCTGTGGCCGTCACACTGACAGGGAAGAATCAAAGTTAGTAAAACTCTTACAACTTTTTACAACAAATGTTGCATCTTTTATCAAAGCGGGCACTGTGCTGCATGGTCCATTAACGTGCTGTCCAGACAGCCTACAGGCCCTCACTCTCtcaataagaaaaaaaaaattgttttcacACTCAAGAGGACAACTTGTTAAttgatatactgtacatatacgAGAGAACAGTAAACAATTTGTTGTTATTGCTCCTGTTGTTGTGACagaaggtttatttttattttttgctaaacTTACTGCTACCTTAGCATGAGATGTTTAGCAACTGTTACTGTTCAGACATAAATGTGAACAGTCTAATGTATAATGTCACTGGACTGGTGCCAGGCAGGTAAATGGGTGGGGACTCACAGGATAGTGATGATCTGGATGAAGTTGAGAGGAAAGTCGTTGAGCTGAGCGATAAAAACTGTAGCCACACACTGGAAAAGAGCCGCGCCGTCCATGTTGACCGTCGCCCCGATGGGCAGGATGAAGCGGCTGATTTGCTTGGAGACACCGTTCTTTTCCTCCACGCACTTCATCATCAAGGGGAGCGTGGCAGAGCTGAGAAATAATGAGCAGGGCGTGAGTCAGGGTATCCATCACAGCCGAGAACAAACAAGCGTTGGGTTACCTGGAGCTTGTTCCAAACGCGGTTGCGAGAGCCGTGAATATTCCCCAGAGGAAGGTGTACGGGTTCTTCCTCGTAATAACGAAATAAATGGCAGGCAGCACCAGTAAACCATGGATGGCATGACCAATGATGCAGCAGGCTATGTATTTTCCCAGACTGGCAAAGAGCGCACCCACATTTTCCATCTCCACGATCTTGCCAGCAACTAGGAACATGATACCGAGAGGTGCATAcctgcaaacaaacagaagGGATGTGGGTTTATTAAGGCTCTGAATGAAAGGACGTGGTGCCGTGTTTCTAACTGACCCACAGATATGGAGGCCGCTCTTACCACATGATCCAGGACACCAACACCATGGTGGCTTCATTGAAGCTGTTGAAGAACTTGATGAGTATTTCACCATCCTCCCCCAGCTTCCGTAAAGCTATACCAAACACGATGGCAAACACGACCAGGCCCAGAATGTTCATGCCGTCTTGGTCTGTTCCGACCGGGACCTTCCAGATTTGTCCGTCAGTAACCACAAATATACACTCCTTTATGTTCTGGATGCTTTTGAATGCTCACCTTCTCCTGTGTGATGTTGAAGCTCCCATCAGTGGCATTCCTGAGAATCGTCTTGTAGCTAGTTGCATACTGGACGGAGAAATGGACGCAAACATTTAGCAAAACTactgaaaatattaaaataataccCTTTTAACTGAAATGAGACACAATACTCACTGACTGAAAGGCAGCAGACACCAGGTTTGATGGGAAAACGTTTCTGTAGGCCAGCGAGAAGGAAAAGAATTACCATACATCCACTTCCAGGAACAATCAATAACATGTGGAGGGTTGTTATCAATTTATCTCTTGTAAAACCAATCTAGATCAAAGTTATGTGGAAGAGCACATCTAATTGGCTTTAAACACCACACATAAAATGAGCTAAAGGGAGCACATGGTTGATGTCACATGGTTGATCACATGAGATTAGTTGAGAGAGTTCAACTAATAATCTTCCCTCATTCCATCGACAAACACGCATATAGAATAACTCCAGTTATCTGCACCAATGTGCCGTTTTGTTCAAAATCAGAATATGAACTGTCCAAACTACCCCGACCTACTGAGCCCTTCCATTAGACACGGCGTGGATCTAGTTTCATGTGATGCCCCGGCGGCGCTGCGGGCCGCATTCATCCAGATCTGGTGCCTGCGGTCCAAAATAATACTCGTCTTTGGAGTTTGATATTTGGTTATCCTGACAGAGTCGGCCAAGCTCAACAAAACTCGTGCACGTGTGCAACGTCAGAGTGACAGTGATGTTCTGGGCGTGGAGATAATAGACTGGAAAAAGAATAGATGCAACGCGTCCAGATATTTACAAGCCTGAATCATCAATGAAATGCAAGCAAACCCAGAGCGTACGTAATCCAGCACCGGTCCGGCTTGCTTTCACGGGTGATGtggcaaaaaataaacatacaatAAACAGAAGATGGAACTATGACAAAGCTCAACAAGGATTTACTGAACCGCCTCCTGTCCGAGTAAGATTCctatcattttttttcttcaaatagCGCGTCATCGCTGAACAATGAAAGGGCCACTTTCACACCCTAATGAGCAGCCCTTCAGTGGAATAAAAACATCACGCTGACTTTGTTGTCAAAACTAACTGGGACACCAGCCGAGAGGCCTCGGTCTAATAATGGGCTCATGGCCACAACGTGTGTGAGCGCGGCACTGGCTCCAGTCCTGCACGAATTAATCCCCCCCTCTCGTATTTTGTTTGCTCATCAAGCCTTTGTGTTTATAGCTTTTAGAAACTGTTATGTAACATATCAGAGAGAAGCCCCAGAAAATTCCATCTATGGAGTAGGTTGATAtacatgtgtctgtgtgtgtctgtgtttgattCCAGTTTCCAAGCAATGTTAACAGGGCTGGATCCAACTGCTGCTGGCAGAGGAACAAAGTGGGCTGAGGTTTAACCCCCACGTATTAATAATGCACAATTACGCAACTATTCAGAGTTGAACCAATGAATCCCAAACTTTGGGAGCACTGCTCTGCACATACCTGCAGATCACACAAATGCTAACGGTGTAATAACAGCATAGTTAGCAGTGTAGCGGCTGGCAAAAATCAGCGACAACAGAACGAGCTGCCACATGTGCGCAAAGTGCTCAAAGCAGAGCGGGAAACCGGGAAACCGGGAAACCAGGAAATGCGTGCGACCAAAACTCGGTAGGCTGCGTCTCGGAAACCAAAACTCGTCTCGGAAGGATGTCATGCCTCCCAACCAAAACTCCCTTCCCACCACTTCTCAAAGTACACGAAACTTCCACCTCTGTATACTTCCTCAGGGGACCACGTTTGGCTTCCCTGGTGCGCTGTTGCACGGCGGAAGTACTGCGCACAAGCTTCCTTTGTACCATAAGCACGTTGGAAGGGTCCATGCGCCCCCCTAAATTACTCTCTCTCCCCAAGCTGCCCACAACGGGGCAGTTGTTACGCAATACGTGTCTTCGCACGGGAACCCGAGGCGCGCCGAATTcacaaacatttcaacattAGTGAGCAGCGGAAGTGGAGACAAACGCAATATATATACACTGAAGTCTATGCACGATCCTTGACGGTGGTGCTCGGAAGTGGCGCCAGGCTGAGCTGATGCAACCGGTCGTGGTGGTTACAGCACGCGTAAACGTATAGGACATAATCGGCCTTAGTTTCCGTGAGGGGCTGGCGGGGCTGGATGGAAAATCTTGTGTCAACTGATTTGTGTAAAGAATAAAACTGCCGGTATGTGTACGTTTCAAGCAGCTCGTCAGAGCTGCGACTCACCTGATCAGATCTAAAAACGAGTCGATCACTTCTTTGGGAGCAGGGACGTCGTCATCCAGGCCTTCCACCTTGGGGGTGCTCAGTGACCCCGACCCCGGGGCTAATATGTAGGCCATCACAACTCCGATGGAGGACGCGATTAAGGTGGTCACCAGAAAGAAGAGCATGGCCCAGCCACCAAGTTTGCCCAGGGCTTTAGGGTCGAGGCTGGCGGAGCCGGAGACGAGGCTGCACACCACCAGAGGAATGATGATCATCTTCAGCAGGCGGATCAGCAGCTCACCCGGGAAGCCGATGTAGATGACCTGGGTTCTGGTGAGCGACACGTTGCGGACGCCGAGTCCGATGAAGACCCCGACGATGACTCCGGCCACAGTCAGAATCACCAGCAGGTTGGACATCACGACCCTCTTGACCCGGCGAGACAGCGGCTCCGGTGCGCTCTTTGGGCTGCTCAGTCCATTAGGAAGAGGGTCTCCGTTGGATCCCGTCACTGCCTCCATGTCGATCTTCTCGGCCATTGTGCAGCTTTAAAAGTTACTAAAGATCTACCCtgaaaaagtatttaaaaagcaaaacgaCAGTGAAAACGGATGTTACCTATCAGCAGCTACCATGACGCGCCGGCTCTcctctgctactgctgcataATCCTGTTTATCTAGCTCCCACGGCGGTGACGTAGGCAAATTGGGCGTGGTCAGGGCTGTACGTTTATTTTGAACTTTACGTTGCCGCATCGGCTTATATGCGTAAAGCAttgattaggattaggattgaAGGTCCTGTTCataaaatatgtttaaataCAGCATTCCTAGTCTAACTCTTTTGCCTATAtcacacattttctttcagtCAATCCCTGAACATGGAGTTGAGGATTATAAAAGGCTGTACAGAAATAAACGAGCCGGACGCTTTAGTTccttgatgttttctttttaagattaagattaagatgtactttattcatccccgtagggaaattcaATTggagtagcaacctatacaaagtatagaaacagaatagataaatacaaataagattttatatatatataccggtatatattataagcattataagcatatatacataaatatagaataaaatagaaatagaatTACAGCATGACCTGTCAGGTCGACCACAGGTCAGGTTTTCAAGGTTATACAGGGTATGTTAGTAAAAAACATGGTATGTCTgtaattgtaatttttttttaaattctattttatCTTATACCGCCTAAAATGTGTCTGCAGGAAGTGGGTAAAAACACCGTGGTTTGCAAAACGAGGATTCAATATGCTGTGTCAGAATTACGCAGGACCCTGAGCTGCCTAAAGTCCCATAAAGAGAGATACTGTATGAGCTCCCAAAGGCAGTAAAATCATACATCTGTGGaggtatttttacatttttcaatgTAATGAGTATTATTTATCTTAATGTgagcaacagaaaataaagatgtttGCACCCACTCTGTCACGCGTTCGCGACACTTTAGGCTGCACTTCAGCAGCAAACCATCACTGGGTGCAGTAGAAAATTGCACATAAACTATGACCACTGGGAGGACGTCCTCGACCTCTCTGTTGCTAAATCACAAAACACCAagactaaaagaaaaaatgaagtccaatatttaaaaacagaaacataaaagaaatgtgCAAAATCTAAGAAATGCAAACACGTTTTAAAAGTTTAGGGTCATTGGTCGCCCCCCACATCCCACTGcaacttgtttttaaaaacctctgttTGTGGGTCTTTTCTGGGCTGAATTAGGTTCCAGAAGAAACTAAAGGACTCCTATTTGAGTCATCAGTCCAGAGCAACTGCTGCCATTTTTCTGCACCCCAGTTCGGACGTtttcatgcatattttattAGCAACTCTTCGCTGATGACCACTTCTGACCAGACTTCCCAGGACAGTTGAAGGGTCTACCTGGGTCCCACTGGTTTCTACAAGTTCTGAAATGATGGCCTAGCTGGACAACTTCCAATTTTCAAAGGGAAACAAGCTTGATGCATTCTTCTTGGCTGACCACGGCATCTCAACGGTGCCCCTTTTTCAAAAGAGCTTAAACAGCACATTGTAAAACGCCAGCTGGCTTTGAAATGTTTGTCCGATGTTACCTTGTGTCTTGGTGCCATGAtcgtttctttctttcctttttcatccCTGCTTTATTCTATTCGGGGGAGTCATCGGGAGGATACTGGAGACTatccagctgcatatgggtacatccctgaatgagtcgccagctcactACACTGCCCCATGTGAGCATTAAGGGTTTGGCCaccttgcttaagggtacctcagcagctTTCTGACGGTGTCCTGGCACCGCCCCCCTTCAACAAGAATGCCTCCCAAGTTTTGTTCACTTTTCAGCCCAGTTCTGGGACATGACACTGTTCCACAGCATTAACACACCTGCCTACAACGTTTGTACGGTACTGATACATTGACCGACTGTCGGGCCCCTCTGGGCTCAGGGCCCTAGGCAATTGGGTCGCCTGCTTCAttgcagcagctctggacagCAGAGATCAGAACCATGGACAGCGCAGTTTGGGCGTTGGGATGATGTGTGTCTGTCCTCATACACCAAAACCCTTCAAACCATTTTCACATGATTAGCATTACAAATAGATGCCAGTATTGTTTTACCTCTGTGTTGATATTAAGAAATAATGAACCTTTGACTTGTGTCTGTTACACACTCGTGCACACAGTTGGGATGGACTGCTACCCTGATCTTGAACTTTGACCCTTTTGACCTATTTCTACCTGAGCAGAGGATTATGGGTAAGAACAATAGCCTGCCA is from Takifugu rubripes chromosome 11, fTakRub1.2, whole genome shotgun sequence and encodes:
- the slc1a5 gene encoding neutral amino acid transporter B(0), with amino-acid sequence MAEKIDMEAVTGSNGDPLPNGLSSPKSAPEPLSRRVKRVVMSNLLVILTVAGVIVGVFIGLGVRNVSLTRTQVIYIGFPGELLIRLLKMIIIPLVVCSLVSGSASLDPKALGKLGGWAMLFFLVTTLIASSIGVVMAYILAPGSGSLSTPKVEGLDDDVPAPKEVIDSFLDLIRNVFPSNLVSAAFQSYATSYKTILRNATDGSFNITQEKVPVGTDQDGMNILGLVVFAIVFGIALRKLGEDGEILIKFFNSFNEATMVLVSWIMWYAPLGIMFLVAGKIVEMENVGALFASLGKYIACCIIGHAIHGLLVLPAIYFVITRKNPYTFLWGIFTALATAFGTSSSSATLPLMMKCVEEKNGVSKQISRFILPIGATVNMDGAALFQCVATVFIAQLNDFPLNFIQIITILVTATASSVGAAGIPAGGILTLAIILEAVGLPTNDISLVLAVDWLVDRTCTVLNVEGDAFGAGLLQFFVDRTAEKERASELRDVKSDHSLPVPECSPLIEKRGLRDRSGADDAKVDLSESAM